One stretch of Microbacterium terrae DNA includes these proteins:
- a CDS encoding helix-turn-helix transcriptional regulator gives MLVGRQAEQQAIGRLAAAARLGASGVLAVTGEAGVGKSALLEQAVSSFVDMRILRARGAEAESEIPFAMLSQLLRPALAEIDAIPPAQAAALATALALRGRGESAAPTVPNEVTAPAVHTAQTDRFAIGAGVLSLICRYAEGGAVAVVVDDLQFADAPSVSALVFAARRLSADAVIVLLGVRSPEGDRSVEGLPGLALGGLDLESARELLAGSGVIGDGVAALHRATGGNPLAMIELSGTGAVPGAVDDGLPLHLPRTLADAFGRRIALLDDPARDVLLVAAVCGRDLGIVARACHELGLDPGRLAAAETVGLVTVHGGTVEFGHPLMRAAAYSAAPMPRRRAAHRAAAAVLPAGDVDRRAWHLSEAEWGPDASVADLLVEAGERAVARAAYATASAAFERAARRSPDDAQRQERLIRSADCAWLAGRGEEATALLDEADPAGGDGAVDLRGVELRASIAARSGSVLAARDELLIAADALSAAGRVDDAAIALADAVHAGFYLGDARTALGLADRLATIQPLLVDPRARALGLMATGMAGVLAGRGGTDEIRAAAPLLEDARFHRDPRRLSWLLLVPLFLRETGGGARLRELVAEVRDEAGIGALPAVLFHVARDESTTGDSWARAEADYGESIRLAAETGQTTELAMSLAGLAWLESRAGREESCRSHAARALELCRGRDIRIGEIWVGHALGDLDLALGRTESALARFVDLLALLERLGLDDVDLDPTPEVADALMRTGRHDEAAAAAASFVPRADAKGQPWARARAARAAGIAAADDAFDGWFDAALELHRDTPDRFETARTRLSYGERLRRVGRRVDAREQLRAAMDVFSVLGATVWADHAAVELTATGEHVRSRTADPLSMLTPQELQVSILLADGRTTREAAAALFLSPKTVEYHLRKVYTKLGIGSRAELTALIPH, from the coding sequence ATGCTGGTGGGGCGCCAGGCCGAGCAGCAGGCGATCGGACGGCTCGCGGCGGCCGCTCGCCTGGGGGCGAGCGGCGTGCTCGCGGTCACCGGTGAGGCGGGGGTCGGCAAGAGCGCCCTGCTCGAGCAGGCTGTCTCGTCGTTCGTCGACATGCGCATCCTCCGCGCGCGGGGTGCGGAGGCCGAGAGCGAGATCCCGTTCGCGATGCTGTCGCAGCTGCTGCGCCCCGCGCTCGCCGAGATCGACGCGATCCCACCCGCGCAGGCGGCTGCGCTGGCGACCGCGCTGGCGCTGCGCGGTCGTGGCGAGTCGGCTGCGCCGACGGTGCCGAACGAGGTGACCGCGCCCGCCGTCCACACTGCGCAGACCGACAGGTTCGCGATCGGTGCCGGTGTGCTCAGCCTGATCTGCCGATACGCCGAGGGCGGGGCAGTGGCGGTCGTGGTCGACGATCTGCAGTTCGCGGATGCGCCGTCGGTGAGCGCCCTGGTGTTCGCGGCGCGGCGACTCTCTGCCGACGCGGTGATCGTGCTGCTCGGGGTGCGCAGCCCCGAAGGCGACCGGAGCGTCGAGGGGCTGCCCGGGCTCGCGCTCGGCGGGCTCGACCTGGAGTCTGCCCGCGAGCTGCTCGCGGGCAGTGGCGTGATCGGCGACGGCGTCGCGGCCCTCCACCGGGCGACGGGCGGCAATCCTCTCGCGATGATCGAGCTCTCTGGAACGGGTGCGGTGCCGGGGGCGGTCGATGACGGACTGCCCCTGCACCTGCCGCGGACGCTCGCGGATGCGTTCGGCCGGCGCATCGCGCTGCTCGACGATCCGGCGCGCGATGTGCTGCTCGTGGCAGCGGTCTGCGGGCGCGACCTCGGCATCGTGGCACGGGCGTGCCACGAGCTCGGACTCGACCCGGGCCGTCTCGCTGCCGCGGAGACGGTCGGGCTGGTGACGGTTCACGGTGGCACCGTCGAGTTCGGGCATCCGCTCATGCGGGCCGCGGCGTACTCCGCGGCTCCCATGCCGAGGCGTCGGGCCGCCCACCGCGCGGCTGCCGCAGTGCTTCCTGCGGGCGACGTCGATCGCCGCGCGTGGCACCTGTCGGAGGCGGAGTGGGGCCCGGACGCGTCCGTTGCGGACCTTCTCGTCGAGGCGGGGGAGCGGGCCGTCGCGCGCGCTGCGTACGCGACGGCGTCCGCGGCGTTCGAGCGAGCCGCGCGGAGGAGCCCCGACGACGCGCAGCGGCAGGAGCGGCTGATCCGGTCGGCCGACTGCGCCTGGCTCGCCGGGCGCGGCGAGGAGGCGACCGCCCTGCTCGATGAGGCCGACCCTGCCGGCGGCGACGGCGCGGTGGACCTGCGCGGAGTCGAACTTCGCGCATCCATCGCCGCGCGATCGGGCTCGGTGCTCGCCGCGCGCGACGAGCTCCTCATCGCCGCCGACGCCCTGTCTGCTGCCGGCCGCGTCGACGACGCCGCGATCGCGCTGGCCGACGCGGTGCATGCCGGGTTCTACCTCGGCGACGCGCGCACGGCGCTGGGCCTCGCCGATCGCCTCGCGACGATTCAGCCCCTCCTCGTCGACCCGCGTGCCCGTGCACTCGGCCTGATGGCGACCGGCATGGCTGGTGTGCTCGCCGGCCGCGGGGGAACGGACGAGATCCGCGCGGCCGCGCCGCTGCTGGAGGATGCACGATTCCACCGTGATCCGCGACGGCTGTCCTGGCTCCTGCTCGTGCCGCTGTTCCTCCGCGAGACGGGTGGCGGCGCGAGGCTGCGGGAGCTCGTCGCCGAAGTCCGCGACGAGGCCGGGATCGGCGCCCTCCCCGCCGTGCTCTTCCACGTCGCCCGCGACGAGTCGACGACGGGCGACTCCTGGGCTCGAGCCGAGGCCGATTACGGCGAGTCGATCCGGCTCGCCGCCGAGACGGGGCAGACCACCGAACTCGCGATGTCGCTCGCCGGACTCGCGTGGCTGGAGTCTCGGGCCGGTCGAGAGGAGTCGTGTCGCTCGCACGCGGCTCGAGCGCTCGAGCTGTGTCGTGGCCGCGACATCCGTATCGGCGAGATCTGGGTCGGGCACGCGCTGGGCGACCTGGATCTGGCGCTCGGGCGCACCGAGAGCGCGCTCGCGCGCTTCGTCGACCTCCTGGCGCTCCTGGAGCGGCTCGGACTCGACGACGTCGACCTCGATCCCACGCCTGAGGTCGCCGACGCCCTCATGAGGACTGGGCGGCATGATGAAGCAGCCGCAGCCGCGGCATCCTTCGTCCCGCGCGCCGACGCGAAGGGGCAGCCGTGGGCGCGTGCGCGCGCCGCGCGCGCGGCCGGCATCGCGGCGGCGGACGACGCTTTCGACGGCTGGTTCGACGCGGCGCTCGAGCTGCATCGCGACACCCCCGATCGCTTCGAGACCGCCCGCACACGCCTCTCCTACGGAGAGCGGCTGCGCCGCGTCGGGCGGAGGGTGGATGCACGCGAACAGCTGCGTGCGGCGATGGACGTGTTCTCTGTTCTCGGCGCGACGGTGTGGGCGGATCACGCGGCGGTCGAGCTGACCGCGACGGGAGAGCACGTGAGGTCGAGGACGGCGGATCCGCTGTCGATGCTCACTCCGCAGGAGCTGCAGGTCAGCATCCTCCTCGCCGACGGGCGGACCACACGCGAAGCCGCTGCCGCTCTGTTCCTCAGTCCGAAGACGGTGGAGTACCACCTGCGAAAGGTCTACACGAAGCTCGGGATCGGGTCGCGGGCGGAGCTCACCGCGCTGATCCCGCACTGA
- a CDS encoding HNH endonuclease signature motif containing protein, translated as MRRSAVADAARYGGACVEIVERSVRLELAAALRLTESTAARLLHLAEALVGRYRIALESLWGARMTDRHAEAIVDAFEQREERLRDELLPVAVCLAEKLPLGSFRRALRKLIEAESEATLAERFASAITRRRVVVDQPEEGMAWLHALVPAVEAQASSARLTAMAKVFAADPAETRTLDQIRADILCDLLVEGDTAIHPDGARGIRATVSVTVPVLALLDAEAGERTRADGGAESAAGVARADGVVARTVGADRAGAAEAGDRIESDRRIGDSTSGGARRALSSAWVEGLGPIPIDVARDLCAGADGWMRVLTHPETGVVLSVGRTQYAPPPAMRRLAKWRADRCMAPGCGIPAARCELDHTIAWEHGGETSLDNLAPLCKGHHTVKHHGGWTVKQVDGAGAIEWTSPHGRRYVVEPERRVPMFRPSREPAPF; from the coding sequence ATGCGCCGCTCTGCGGTCGCGGATGCCGCGCGCTACGGCGGAGCATGTGTGGAGATCGTCGAGCGCTCGGTGCGGCTCGAACTGGCTGCGGCGCTGCGGCTGACGGAATCCACCGCCGCCCGCCTGCTGCACCTCGCGGAGGCACTGGTCGGTCGCTACCGCATCGCGCTCGAGTCTCTCTGGGGTGCCCGAATGACGGACCGCCACGCGGAAGCGATCGTCGATGCATTCGAACAGCGGGAGGAGAGATTACGCGACGAGCTGCTGCCCGTCGCTGTGTGCTTGGCCGAGAAGCTCCCGCTCGGCTCGTTCCGTCGCGCTCTTCGCAAGCTGATCGAGGCGGAGTCCGAGGCAACGCTTGCCGAGCGATTCGCGTCGGCCATCACGAGGAGGCGTGTCGTCGTCGACCAGCCTGAGGAGGGAATGGCATGGCTCCACGCGCTCGTGCCCGCGGTCGAGGCGCAGGCGAGCAGTGCGCGGCTGACGGCGATGGCGAAGGTGTTCGCAGCTGATCCCGCCGAGACGCGCACACTCGACCAGATTCGTGCCGACATCCTGTGCGATCTGCTCGTTGAAGGCGACACCGCGATCCATCCCGACGGCGCGCGCGGAATCCGCGCGACAGTCTCGGTCACGGTGCCTGTGCTCGCGCTGCTCGACGCAGAAGCGGGCGAACGCACACGCGCGGACGGCGGCGCAGAATCTGCTGCTGGCGTCGCGCGTGCCGATGGCGTCGTCGCGCGTACTGTCGGCGCAGACCGTGCGGGCGCCGCGGAAGCAGGTGATCGCATCGAGAGCGATCGGCGCATCGGCGACTCGACGTCCGGAGGTGCCCGGCGAGCCCTGTCGTCCGCGTGGGTGGAAGGGCTCGGTCCCATCCCGATCGATGTGGCTCGTGACCTGTGTGCGGGCGCGGATGGGTGGATGCGTGTGCTCACCCATCCGGAGACGGGCGTGGTGCTCTCCGTGGGTCGCACGCAGTACGCACCGCCGCCGGCCATGAGGCGACTCGCAAAGTGGCGGGCAGATCGATGTATGGCACCCGGGTGCGGCATTCCGGCGGCGCGCTGCGAACTCGACCACACGATCGCGTGGGAGCACGGCGGTGAGACCTCGCTCGATAACCTCGCACCCCTGTGCAAGGGGCATCACACCGTCAAACATCATGGCGGGTGGACGGTGAAGCAGGTCGATGGCGCTGGTGCGATCGAGTGGACCTCGCCCCATGGGCGACGTTACGTCGTCGAGCCGGAGCGGCGGGTGCCGATGTTCCGGCCGTCACGGGAGCCAGCGCCCTTCTGA
- a CDS encoding TraR/DksA family transcriptional regulator, with protein sequence MAGLRSGIVEVPRALAELSERLAARIAGLDDALAQLRAERAADSADDEHDPEGVTLSSEWSRVAGLRSDAEGEQASVDAALARVAAGTYGTCVDCGERIPPARLAARPTASRCVACAEQRGF encoded by the coding sequence ATGGCGGGCCTACGCTCGGGGATCGTGGAAGTTCCTCGCGCGCTTGCGGAGCTGTCCGAGCGGCTCGCCGCCCGGATCGCCGGTCTCGATGACGCGCTCGCGCAGCTGCGGGCGGAGCGGGCGGCGGATTCGGCAGACGACGAGCACGACCCCGAGGGCGTGACCCTCTCGAGCGAGTGGTCGCGGGTGGCGGGTCTGCGCAGCGACGCCGAGGGGGAGCAGGCATCGGTCGACGCCGCGCTCGCGCGGGTCGCGGCTGGCACTTACGGCACGTGCGTGGACTGCGGCGAGAGGATTCCGCCGGCGCGACTGGCGGCGCGACCGACGGCGTCGAGGTGCGTGGCCTGCGCGGAGCAGCGCGGCTTCTGA
- a CDS encoding SIMPL domain-containing protein: MSDVVITVRGEHEARIAPEQATVHLTLRAEGPERGAVVERISALSEPVRDDLISRKSAGNVAEWTSRRVSIWSERPWNNEGKRLAPVHYATVEFSATFTDFAALSWWVGDVAEREEVQLSHIDWRLTPETRAATERDVASAAVGVAVARATAYAEAIGLASVIPLEIADLGLLTRADAPESAPAAPMRLAKAFASDAVGSAGGGVQLQPEEIVVSAAVEARFAAR, from the coding sequence ATGAGCGACGTCGTCATCACCGTCCGCGGCGAGCACGAAGCCCGCATCGCCCCCGAGCAGGCCACCGTGCACCTCACGCTCCGCGCCGAAGGACCGGAGCGCGGTGCTGTCGTCGAACGGATCTCGGCTCTCAGCGAACCCGTCCGCGACGATCTCATCAGCCGGAAGAGCGCCGGCAACGTCGCCGAATGGACGAGCCGACGCGTGTCGATCTGGTCGGAGCGTCCCTGGAACAACGAGGGCAAGCGTCTCGCCCCGGTGCATTACGCCACCGTCGAGTTCAGCGCCACGTTCACCGACTTCGCAGCGCTGTCGTGGTGGGTGGGTGACGTCGCCGAGCGCGAAGAGGTGCAGCTGTCGCACATCGACTGGCGGCTGACACCCGAGACGCGCGCGGCGACCGAGCGCGACGTCGCATCGGCCGCGGTCGGGGTGGCTGTCGCACGTGCGACGGCATACGCCGAGGCCATCGGCCTGGCATCCGTCATTCCGCTCGAGATCGCCGACCTCGGCCTGCTGACCCGCGCCGACGCGCCTGAGTCCGCACCGGCAGCGCCGATGCGGCTTGCGAAGGCCTTCGCCTCCGATGCAGTGGGGTCAGCAGGCGGCGGCGTGCAGCTGCAGCCGGAGGAGATCGTGGTCAGCGCTGCCGTGGAGGCGCGTTTCGCCGCTCGCTGA
- a CDS encoding class I SAM-dependent methyltransferase: protein MSLATDPTPATDPAPLAIDTDKLMSFVFRAVDEVGATLNAALVVLGDKLGYYRDLAAHGPTTPAQLAERTQTAEPYAREWLNAQAAGGYVTYDTTTRRYTLPAEYALAMTDADSPAFLPGFFQIALGTVHDTDHIVEAARSGAGFGWHQHDTDVHIGCERFFRPSYNANLVASWIPALDGVQEKLERGALVADVGCGHGASTILLAQAFPNSRFVGSDYHAASIETARARAAEAGVADRVTFENASAQEFAGHGYDLVAMFDSLHDMGDPVGAARRVREAIADDGTWMIVEPMAGDHVEDNLNPVGRAYYGFSTLLCTPASLSQDVGLALGTQAGPARIRDVTAAGGFTRFRSVAETPFNRVLEARP from the coding sequence ATGTCTCTCGCAACCGATCCCACCCCCGCCACCGATCCTGCACCTCTCGCGATCGACACGGACAAGCTGATGAGCTTCGTCTTCCGCGCCGTCGACGAGGTCGGGGCGACGCTCAACGCCGCGCTGGTCGTGCTCGGCGACAAGCTCGGCTATTACCGCGACCTCGCGGCGCACGGACCGACGACACCCGCTCAGCTGGCCGAACGCACGCAGACGGCCGAGCCGTACGCGCGCGAATGGCTGAACGCCCAGGCCGCGGGCGGCTACGTCACCTACGACACGACGACGCGGCGCTACACGCTCCCCGCGGAGTACGCGCTGGCGATGACGGATGCCGACAGCCCGGCGTTCCTGCCCGGATTCTTCCAGATCGCTCTCGGCACCGTGCACGACACCGACCACATCGTCGAAGCGGCGCGCAGTGGAGCGGGCTTCGGCTGGCACCAGCACGACACCGACGTGCACATCGGGTGCGAGCGGTTCTTCCGGCCGAGCTACAACGCGAACCTCGTCGCCTCATGGATTCCGGCGCTCGACGGCGTGCAGGAGAAGCTCGAACGCGGCGCACTCGTCGCCGACGTCGGCTGCGGCCACGGGGCATCCACCATCCTCCTCGCGCAGGCCTTCCCGAACTCCCGCTTCGTCGGCTCCGACTACCACGCCGCCTCGATCGAGACGGCGCGCGCCCGCGCCGCGGAGGCGGGAGTCGCCGACCGGGTCACGTTCGAGAACGCATCGGCGCAGGAGTTCGCCGGACACGGCTACGACCTCGTCGCGATGTTCGACTCGCTCCACGACATGGGGGATCCGGTCGGCGCGGCCCGGCGCGTGCGCGAAGCCATCGCCGATGACGGCACCTGGATGATCGTCGAGCCGATGGCCGGCGACCACGTCGAAGACAACCTCAACCCGGTCGGGCGCGCCTACTACGGCTTCTCGACGCTCCTGTGCACGCCCGCCTCGCTGTCGCAGGACGTGGGGCTCGCGCTCGGAACCCAGGCCGGGCCCGCGCGGATCCGCGACGTCACCGCCGCCGGCGGGTTCACCCGGTTCCGCAGCGTCGCCGAGACGCCGTTCAACCGCGTCCTCGAAGCGCGGCCCTGA
- a CDS encoding epimerase produces the protein MNTPAPPVAVIAGASGFVGQAVSAAFESDGYEIRRIGRNAPIGWDDPEALRQAVDGADVLLNFAGVSVNRRYTDRNRDEILSSRIDTTRALHDAVAAAARPPRVWMNASTATIYRHTTDRPNTEATGVVGDGFSVDVATSWERELFAGALPHTRRVALRMAIVLGDGPATRMLFALARVGLGGTQFDGWCPPHRRYRGIGTHPTGALRATGHRTHGRQRFSWVHIDDVVGAIRFIRDDERLSGAVNIAAPHPTDNRTLMRTLRQAVGMPFGLPVARWMLEPAMWALRTEPELVLKSRWVLPGALADAGYLFTHPHLEPALRNVRDSIRQKPRCSAQATHLDAVGRAASRAGGILSPQSTHVP, from the coding sequence ATGAACACCCCAGCCCCTCCAGTGGCCGTCATCGCGGGCGCGAGCGGATTCGTCGGGCAGGCGGTCTCGGCGGCGTTCGAGTCCGACGGGTACGAGATCCGCCGTATCGGTCGCAACGCCCCGATCGGGTGGGACGACCCCGAAGCCCTCCGTCAGGCGGTCGACGGCGCCGACGTACTGCTCAACTTCGCCGGAGTCTCGGTGAATCGCCGCTACACCGACCGCAACCGCGACGAGATCCTCTCCTCTCGCATCGACACCACTCGGGCCCTGCACGACGCCGTCGCCGCTGCCGCGCGACCCCCGCGCGTGTGGATGAACGCCTCGACCGCGACGATCTACCGCCACACGACCGACCGGCCCAACACCGAGGCGACCGGAGTCGTCGGCGACGGGTTCTCGGTCGACGTCGCCACGTCGTGGGAGCGCGAGCTCTTCGCGGGCGCACTCCCGCATACCCGGCGGGTCGCGCTGCGGATGGCGATCGTGCTCGGAGACGGCCCGGCGACCAGGATGCTGTTCGCCCTCGCCCGCGTTGGCCTCGGCGGCACGCAGTTCGACGGCTGGTGCCCGCCGCACCGTCGCTACCGCGGGATCGGCACGCACCCGACCGGCGCACTCCGCGCGACCGGCCATCGGACGCACGGTCGGCAGAGGTTCAGCTGGGTGCACATCGACGACGTGGTCGGTGCGATCCGCTTCATCCGCGACGATGAACGTCTGAGCGGTGCCGTCAACATCGCCGCGCCTCATCCGACCGACAACCGCACGCTCATGCGCACCCTGCGACAGGCGGTCGGGATGCCGTTCGGACTGCCGGTGGCCCGCTGGATGCTCGAGCCGGCGATGTGGGCGCTGCGCACCGAGCCCGAGCTGGTGCTCAAGAGTCGCTGGGTGCTTCCCGGTGCTCTGGCCGATGCCGGCTACCTGTTCACCCACCCGCACCTGGAACCCGCGCTCCGCAACGTGCGCGACAGCATCCGTCAGAAGCCGCGCTGCTCCGCGCAGGCCACGCACCTCGACGCCGTCGGTCGCGCCGCCAGTCGCGCCGGCGGAATCCTCTCGCCGCAGTCCACGCACGTGCCGTAA
- a CDS encoding RNA polymerase sigma factor, with the protein MRDGFEELFRSHHSDLRRFVVRRAGSAAADDIVASTFELALGKLPSHHPHPVGWLFRTADNLCKADVRRQAREHRAVRDAVVFAARDDDDDVDVLLGLLATLPPAQQEVLQLTYWDRLSAADVGVVLGCSERAVWKRISRAKAALRAAWPAPEDRDAWDQMMTVGQTDDH; encoded by the coding sequence ATGCGCGACGGGTTCGAGGAGCTGTTCCGCTCCCACCACTCCGATCTCAGGAGATTCGTGGTGAGACGCGCGGGATCGGCAGCGGCTGACGACATCGTCGCGTCAACATTCGAGCTCGCGCTCGGCAAGCTCCCCTCGCACCACCCGCATCCGGTCGGCTGGCTCTTCCGCACCGCAGACAACCTGTGCAAGGCCGACGTGCGTCGGCAGGCCCGCGAGCATCGCGCGGTGCGGGATGCTGTGGTCTTCGCAGCCCGTGATGACGACGACGACGTCGATGTGCTGCTCGGGCTGCTCGCGACCCTTCCGCCCGCACAGCAGGAGGTTCTGCAGCTCACGTACTGGGATCGGCTGAGCGCCGCCGACGTCGGCGTGGTGCTCGGCTGCTCGGAGCGTGCGGTGTGGAAGCGGATCAGCCGGGCGAAGGCGGCGCTTCGAGCGGCCTGGCCGGCGCCGGAAGACCGCGACGCGTGGGATCAGATGATGACGGTGGGGCAGACGGATGATCACTGA
- a CDS encoding glycosyltransferase codes for MAAMSRSRTWVRAQSRPRRALFLSSPIGLGHARRDVAIAQELRALHPDLQIDWLAQHPVTRVLTDAGEAVHPASSSLANESAHIEDEAADHDLHAFQAIRRMDEILVHNFLVFNDVVDDTYYDLVIGDEAWDVDYFLHENPELKRFAFAWLTDFVGWLPMPAGGEAEAELTADYNAEMLDQRARYRRLRDASIFVGSPDDVVDASFGVGLPDIREWTVANYEFAGYVTGFTPPTDEERLAARERLGYRPDDILCVVTVGGSGVGAALLRRVMGAIPAARRRLPELRFLVVTGPRIDPSTLPRRAGTKVRGFVPDLYRTLAACDVAIAQGGLTTCMELTAARRPFLYVPLENHFEQNFHVRHRLERYGAGRRIRYEELRDPEALAAALVAEVAREIDYRPVETDGAARAAAMLAELI; via the coding sequence ATGGCAGCGATGTCACGGAGTCGCACCTGGGTCAGGGCGCAGAGCCGGCCGAGGCGCGCACTGTTCCTCTCCTCCCCGATCGGCCTGGGCCACGCCCGTCGAGACGTCGCCATCGCGCAGGAGCTGCGGGCCCTGCATCCCGACCTGCAGATCGACTGGCTGGCGCAGCATCCGGTCACGCGGGTGCTGACGGATGCCGGTGAGGCCGTGCATCCGGCATCCTCGTCTCTGGCGAACGAATCGGCCCACATCGAAGACGAAGCGGCCGATCACGACCTGCACGCCTTCCAGGCGATCAGGCGCATGGACGAGATCCTCGTGCACAACTTCCTCGTGTTCAACGACGTGGTGGACGACACGTACTACGACCTCGTCATCGGCGACGAAGCGTGGGACGTCGACTACTTCCTCCATGAGAACCCCGAGCTCAAGCGATTCGCATTCGCCTGGCTCACCGACTTCGTCGGCTGGTTGCCCATGCCCGCCGGCGGGGAGGCGGAGGCCGAGCTCACCGCCGACTACAACGCCGAGATGCTCGATCAGCGCGCGCGGTACCGGCGCCTGCGGGATGCGTCGATCTTCGTGGGAAGCCCCGACGACGTCGTCGATGCGTCGTTCGGCGTCGGGCTCCCCGACATCCGCGAGTGGACCGTCGCCAACTACGAATTCGCGGGATACGTCACCGGCTTCACCCCGCCGACCGACGAAGAGCGGCTCGCCGCGCGGGAGCGCCTCGGCTATCGACCCGACGACATCCTCTGCGTCGTCACCGTCGGCGGTTCCGGCGTCGGCGCCGCACTGCTCCGCCGGGTGATGGGCGCGATCCCGGCCGCACGACGACGTCTCCCCGAGCTGCGATTCCTCGTCGTCACCGGTCCGCGGATCGATCCGTCGACCCTCCCCCGCCGCGCCGGCACGAAGGTGCGCGGCTTCGTGCCCGACCTCTACCGCACCCTCGCCGCGTGCGACGTGGCGATCGCGCAGGGTGGGCTCACCACGTGCATGGAGCTCACCGCCGCACGCCGCCCGTTCCTCTACGTGCCTCTCGAGAATCACTTCGAGCAGAACTTCCACGTGAGGCATCGCCTCGAGCGCTACGGCGCCGGCCGCCGCATCCGCTACGAGGAGCTGCGCGATCCCGAGGCGCTCGCAGCCGCACTCGTGGCCGAGGTCGCGCGCGAGATCGACTACCGGCCGGTGGAGACCGACGGCGCGGCCCGCGCCGCCGCGATGCTCGCGGAGCTGATCTGA
- the smpB gene encoding SsrA-binding protein SmpB encodes MPRERGESVIATNRRARHDYIIEKTYEAGLVLTGTEVKSLRQGRANLSDGYAYIDGGQAYLDAVHIPEYSQGHWTNHAAKRTRKLLLHKEEIVKLSHAISAGGYTLVPLKLYFSDGRAKVEIAVAKGKREFEKRQTIREREDKREAERAMRGRNRLGD; translated from the coding sequence ATGCCCAGGGAACGCGGGGAGTCGGTCATCGCGACGAACCGTCGCGCGCGCCACGACTACATCATCGAGAAGACGTACGAGGCGGGCCTCGTGCTCACCGGCACCGAGGTGAAGTCGCTGCGTCAAGGACGTGCGAACCTCAGCGACGGCTACGCGTACATCGACGGCGGGCAGGCGTACCTCGACGCGGTGCACATTCCGGAGTACTCGCAGGGGCACTGGACCAATCACGCGGCCAAGCGCACCCGCAAGCTCCTCCTCCACAAGGAGGAGATCGTCAAGCTCTCGCACGCGATCTCGGCCGGCGGGTACACGCTCGTGCCGCTGAAGCTCTACTTCTCCGACGGCCGCGCCAAGGTCGAGATCGCCGTCGCGAAGGGCAAGCGCGAGTTCGAGAAGCGCCAGACGATCCGCGAGCGCGAAGACAAGCGCGAAGCGGAGCGCGCCATGCGCGGACGCAACCGCCTGGGCGACTGA
- a CDS encoding alpha/beta fold hydrolase: MRALEPTVSGFVSRDGLDVHYEVYGDGEPTIYLLMPDVIIHSRAWKAQIPFLARHFRVVVSDPRGNGLSAKPSVPEQMADRDLLDDEWAVLDAVEADRAVIAGVCTGAGHALLMAAERPDRVLGVCAINPGMLLTDPLPHRIAFDFDEVRDEYEGWQKQNRHHWSADWPDFSRFFWGQMFPEPHSTKQREDCFEWSLGAGAEMMLLEHDSPPYLLNAPDTAREVLAAVRCPVLVINGSLDRCQNPARSAIVADLTGGELVVIEGAGHLPQARDPVKVNLLMRDFVRRVGDVRM, from the coding sequence ATGCGCGCACTCGAACCGACCGTGAGCGGGTTCGTCAGCCGTGACGGGCTCGACGTGCACTACGAGGTGTACGGCGACGGCGAGCCGACGATCTACCTGCTCATGCCCGACGTCATCATCCACAGTCGCGCCTGGAAGGCGCAGATCCCGTTCCTCGCTCGACACTTCCGCGTCGTCGTGAGCGACCCGCGCGGCAACGGCCTCAGTGCGAAGCCGAGCGTGCCCGAGCAGATGGCCGATCGCGACCTGCTCGACGACGAGTGGGCGGTGCTGGATGCCGTCGAGGCTGACCGTGCCGTCATCGCCGGGGTCTGCACCGGCGCCGGACACGCCCTGCTGATGGCCGCGGAGCGCCCGGACCGTGTGCTCGGCGTGTGCGCGATCAATCCGGGGATGCTCCTCACCGACCCGCTCCCCCACCGCATCGCTTTCGACTTCGACGAGGTCCGCGACGAGTACGAGGGATGGCAGAAGCAGAACCGCCATCACTGGTCGGCCGACTGGCCCGACTTCTCGCGCTTCTTCTGGGGCCAGATGTTCCCCGAGCCGCACTCGACCAAGCAGCGCGAGGACTGCTTCGAGTGGTCGCTCGGCGCCGGTGCCGAGATGATGCTGCTCGAGCACGATTCGCCGCCGTACCTGCTGAACGCTCCCGACACGGCGCGTGAGGTGCTCGCCGCCGTGCGATGCCCGGTACTCGTCATCAACGGCTCACTCGACCGGTGTCAGAACCCGGCGCGCAGCGCCATCGTCGCCGACCTCACCGGCGGCGAGCTCGTCGTGATCGAGGGTGCAGGACACCTGCCGCAGGCCCGTGATCCGGTGAAGGTCAATCTGCTGATGCGGGACTTCGTCCGGCGCGTCGGCGATGTCAGGATGTAG